The following nucleotide sequence is from Apium graveolens cultivar Ventura chromosome 4, ASM990537v1, whole genome shotgun sequence.
TGAAATCTGGTTTTATGTTCTGAAATGTGGGAGGTCTATAGGCGGGTCCTTTGACATTCTTCATCAACCGAGAGAATTGTGTGAAGAAGGTACAAGAAATCCTCCCAAACTCCTCCACAAACTCTGGAGGAACCCTAGCATCCAGCTGCTTCAACATATTAAGCCCGACAACCATCTacaaacaaaaacaaacaaacaTTTTTTCATTAATTCCACAAGGATATCATATGTGCAAGATGAAATACGTGTGAATGCAAATTTGGTAGTGTGTGGTGTAATGTAAAATATGCATATTTGTAAAACACTTACAACTTCATATCCCTCGAGGCTATCATAGAACTCCCTCGTCTTGTACTGCTGCTGAGGCTGTGGATCCGGCTTCCCTATTCGCATACGAGATATATCAGCATACCACACCATGTAATCAGCCTCAGAAGCAATGTCAACCGAGTCATCAACACGTCTATCCAAATTTGAACAAAACCTGGCCCATTTGCCAATATCAATGAACCACCGTACAAGCCAATCCTCCCCTGTAAATGTGGCCTCCTTAGCCCTCCTATAGCCAACCATGTTCACCGGCGCCCGTGGAATCTGGGGACTAGCACCAAACTGTCTGTTCACCCTGTCCGGATGCTGCCACTCGACCACATCATAACATAGGCGAACTCGACCGCACCCAGCTAACTGTGCCTGTATCATCTCACTGTCCATAACATCGTCGAATCTAGCATACGGCCTTCAAACCACCTCATCACCAGCAACACCATCAAACTCACCCTTATAGAACGGTAAGCCGTGGTGAGGACATGTCTTCCTACGCTTCTTTGAAACCCCCACATGAGTATCACTAGGATAGGCCCATCCCTCAGCAACCGGATAATCTTCCTGACCAGGAGACTGTAAAGGCACGCCAATACGAGGAAATCTCTCGTAAGACCAAACCTGTAACACCCAGACACAAAAAACAATGCTCTTACTGCCCTTCTTTGCAGTAATCTCCAAACCCCGGTATATATGAGCTAACATAGCTGCACCCCAAGCATAATAAGGAATCTCCCGCATATTAATCAATGGGTGCATATACTGAACATGAACAAAAGACCGGTTGATGCTAGGGAAGAGGATACAACCCATCAAGAATAGCAAATACGCCTTAGTATGTACAACCGTGGCCCTCATATTATTCTTCTCAGGTTTCTGTGCACCATATCTCTAAAACAACCACCCTAGCTTGATGTTATTCCGATACAAAGCCTCCTTCACCTCGTCCTCGGTCAAAGGCTCAAACCAGTTATTAGCAAAATACGCAGCTTTGTTCTCTATCACCCCACAAGTCAGTGCATCCCCCTGAACTGACAACCCTAGAATAAACCCTACATCCTCCAATGTAGCAGTCATTTCCCCCTGCCTCGTGAAGAAAGTGTTAGTCTCCGGTCTCCAACGCTCTACCAAAGCAGATATCAATCGAGTGTCAGTAGCCAAGACAACAGCAGGGTCTGCAAAAATCCCAAACCCAAGCATGTGTAACAATTCCCGCTGTGGTCTCCTTAACTTCCAATCATGCAGTGACTTGTTCCCAGAATAGCTCTGCAACTCCTCTCTCCCTGCACCGTCCCAAACATCCTCACTAACATGATACCGATTATCCCAAATAACATTATGCGCGTTCGGATCCGGCAACATATTCCCAAAATCACCAAAATTATCCATACCTGAAAATATTATCAACATAATTCATCAATCATCACAATAAAAACACCACCACGTACACAACAAAAACAATTACCACATATATAATCACCAAGTACACAATATATTAACCACTATATTcgcaattcataattatacatccCAAAAATTAATTACATCCCAAAAATTAAGCACCGGAATTTAACCCCTAAattaaccctaatttcataaatataaattcttaatataattcgaatttaacaccaattttatcattaaattctatttttacactaaataatttgaaattaacaCTAATTCATTCGAATTTCACACTAATTTTTTCATTAAATTCGATTTATACActaaattaattcaaaattataactaattatttttgattttaccactaatttatcctaaaaataattctaaattaaaatttaattaaacgaattttaaataaatgaaatctaATGAAACAATTTTTTACACTAATTTTATTCGAATTTTACACTAATTCAATTCGAATTTTTACACTAATTTTATCATTAGATCCtaaaaaatgaattaaaatatTCGAAAATAACACTAATTAATCCTaaaaaaggaattaaattaatCCTAAAATTGAATATTTTCCAAATTAAATCAATTCCAAATTATGAATCctagaaatttaaaaaaaatcaaatttaatcataCTACAATTCATATGTTAATTCATTAACaaaaaaacataaatttatatCAATACTACAATCATACTAAAATCAGATCTACATCAACAAAAAAGCATAAATTTATATCAGTAAAACTGTAAATAATCAAAAGGAATCGATTATATACCTTAATTACGAAAGAGAAGAATGATTCAAGGTTTAGTGATGGTGGGGGTGATTTTTTTGGCTTCTCCTGTGTTTTTCTCCTCCTCCCTGCGCTGCTGCGGCTGCTGCGTTTGTTTGTGTTTTTGTATTGAGGAGAGTCTATGTTTGCTAGGTATAAGGCAAACAAAAAACGACACCAACCGCGGAAATTTTCCGCGGTCCGTGGGCTAGGGGTATTTTCCTAATTACACTGGGCCATTGAAAATTTTCGCGGTCCGCTTGTGATCTCAGCCCTCCAATCCCAGATCCAACGGCTGCAAATGTGTTTGTTGTATACCGGTCTACAATAAACGTTTGTCGTAGACCGGCCCCCTTTAGAGAATATATACAATCCAAAAACACACAAAATCAACATCCCAAAACCAGAAACCCAGAATTTTCAGTTAAAATAAACAGGAAAATGAAATACCTTCTTCGGTATTAAACGTGGATCCGGGTTGATACGGTAGCATCGAAGTCGCCGGAGTTGAACCTTGAGAAGAAATGCTCCCTCTACCTTGTTCCATTTTTCTGAGTTAGTTGATTTACGAATTGAATTGCTGTTAACCCGCCCAACTTGGAACTTGTTGTGAATCTGTGATAAAAGCCTGTTTTGTTGACTGTTGTGCTGTGTATTCTAAATTCTAATAATAAAAGGGAAAGGAAAATAATGATTCAGGAaaataaaaggatttaaattattGTTGAAACTCGGAAGTCGAAGAAGAAATGGAGAAATAAAGATTGGATTGAGAGAGACAGAGATTGAGATGGTGAATTATGATTTTGTTGTATGTACATATTAATAAGCTGAGATTAGGACCGTTGGAGAGTGTAACGTTGGCGGAGGATGTTACCGTTGTGTTAGTGTTACCGTTGGCGTTGTAGTTGATTGTTGAGGCTTGCAGTTGCAGACTGCAACACTGCACAGAACTGCAACACGGAACAGATGACACAGAACAAATGGACCGTTGCAAAGCGCGTGACGCACGCCCACGGGCCTGTACGGGCTGTGCGGTCTGCATAGTGCATGCGGCTTGTGCGGGTTAGTGCCGGTCCCGGTTTTTTATAACTAAATTCATATTCGGTTCGCTTCTTTTGGCGGgttgtgcgggtttgaaccggcaCTATTCGGGCAGAATATTTTACGGTTTCCGTACGAGCCGGTCCCGAATGAGCGGTTCGAACCCGCACGTTTGGCCGGCTCTAATGACAAGGTATGAGGATTTGGATAAAGAGAATCTCATGCATGCACAAATTAATTAAGAGATCTCAGGGTGGAAGCTTATTAAAGGTGATGTGTTCAGAGAGCCAAATCTTTCAAAGTACTTGAGATGGGGTTCAAAGGTTAGCATGGCTGTTGTGACTGTTGTATTTAttaaagtgaaaaatgatttTAGAACACATCAAATAGAATGTAATATAGAGACGGAAACTAGTTCTCATTTCCAACTTAACACTGTTCTCCTTTTATGTAAGAAAGAGCAAGTAAAATGCAGTCTAAAAATGGTACAAGCCCAACAACAGAGGGAGAAGTACAAGCCCAACAACTATATTGATAGCCATTTTAGAACTTTGTGATTTGTTTATCTTGTTTAAACAACAGGGCGGCACCTCTCTATAGCAATTGGATTGAATCGATAGCATTTATGTACATTACCTGATTATGAAATCAGTACAGAGCTTGAATGCAGTACTCAGATTCATGAAGTCTCAGGCCCAGCCACGTTCATTTTCTTGGTTTAATCCCTATCGACTTTAATCAACATGAATAAAAACTTTCAGATTTCTAAGAGAGTACCTGACAAAAAAAATCTAGGAGAGTAGCGGATACTGAAATGAAAATGCATTAGAATAAAAAGGAAACTGAACTCGATTACAAACGCGAGGCACTATAGCTGTTGCTACATACCAATTTAATTGAAAGATATGACAAGCTAGTGATTCGTGACTCGAGACACAAATGGTTCACCCTCCAGAATCAGGCAAGGTTGCACTTCTTTTAGCTACCCTGATCTTCAAACCGTATTTCATGTCAAGAACGACAGAATCACTTGGGACTACGGGATGATTTTTCACCACCTCAATGCGGTACGCATGTATAATGGCTGTTGCAAGAATCTTCATCTGAGATAAGGCCATATCCTTGCCTAAACAAAATCTTGGCCCCGCATTAAAAGCAACAAACTTGTAGGAAGGTTGGTGTCTAATCCTTCCTTGTTCAGTTATCCATCTCTCGGGTTTGAATTCCAGGCAATCTTTTCCCCATATGCTCTCCATTCTTCCCATGGCATAATAAGACAACAAGATTTTAGAGTCTTTCTCCACCCGATGGCCACTTGGAAGGATGTCTGATTCTGTTGGAGACTTGTGATTAAAAGGAATCGGAGGGTAGAGTCTTAAAGACTCACACAAAGCTCCATGCAGATAAACAAGCTTCTGCATCTCTTCCTTGTTGTTGAGAAGCATCCAACTCTTGACTTCTTTTGAAGGCAGATTTGTGTTGATCTCTTCTAAAATCTTGGATTCTACCAAGGGATGTCTTGAAAGAAGCCAGAAAAACCAAGAAAGACCTGCACTGGTTGTGTCTCTTCCACCAAGTATTAGACTAAGCATAGTGTCCCTCAAAAATTTATCAGGATTTCCTGGCATTTCCTTTTCCGCAATTTTCATGTAAGCTGCTGAAATGTCTAGTTTACCATCCACTTCTGCCGCAGACATGTGCTCAGTATTTTTCAGTTCCACTTGTTGGCGCTTCCTAGCTATACATCTATATATGAATTCATCAATACACTCCCAGGCTTTGCTTAGCTTCTTTTCTTTGCCAACGCCAATCCAACTTTGCAGCTTCCAAATGCTTTCAGGAAGTACATGTCTATACATGACCGCCTCTTGAGCATCCATGAGACCCTGATGGACAGGATCATATGGTAAATCAAGAGAGAGGCTTTGAGGGTCATAGTCTAAAAGCAAGGAACAAATATTATCAAAATTAATTCTCTGAAATATGTCAAGCAAATCCATCTCAATCCCATGTGTAGATGCATGATCAAAAATTGGAACTAGCCCTTTCTCGACTTTTTCCCTTGTAATCTTTTGTAACGTCTGATAAAACTGTGCATGGTTGAAGAATGACATGGTGGTACTGCGATGAACTTCCCATGTATGACCTTCGGCACTTAAGATCCCCTCTCCAAGTATATCAAAAATCTTGCCAAACTCGGGGCCTTTGGGATAATTTGTGAAATTCTTGCTCAAGATGTAGTTCATGTTAGCAGGATCACAAGTACACAGCAAATTCAAGTTGGCTAGACTAGGCCCGATGAACTGGAAAGTCATGTTGCTTTTTCCGAGAAAGCAAGCACAGAAGTCGTGTATTCTATGAACATTCATAAGCACGGAAGGTGTCATTCCCACCAGAGGCCAGTTGGTTAACAAAGAGGTTTTGAGTCTACACATCATACAAATGCAGAAAAAGATTAAGGAGGAAAGAGCAAGAAGCACAAGCTCAATACCTACATTGACAGCCATTTTAGAATTTGTGTTTTGTTTATCTTGTTTGACAACTTAGTCTACTGCAGCACTTATATAGAGCAAAATGACTccattttttttttttgcaaCTTACATTACAGATAAGAGAGTTATTATCTATCTACCTATACTGTACAATACAGAGCAGAAACCTCTTATGTTCTTGactttttttatcgtagataaccgcagccgctaccctttaGGTGCGTACTAGGTAAACTCTACGGACTCTCACAATAGgctgcaaatcacgtgaaccaaggtaaaccgcgtTTAATCGACAGACTCTGACTCAGAAGACATAATCACAAATTCTTCTCCCGTGGGAATCGAACATGTGACTAAAATGATAATTATCTcttctttaaccaactgagccagACCCAACCCTTACGGGCAATTCTTGACTTCTTGCTCACGCCGTGGGGACCTATGTTTCGAAACCGAACCAAGTGTATGCTCAAATATCCGAAGTTCCCGTTTAATTTTGAATTGATATTAAATGTTCTGCACATTATAACGAGATTCAATCAGATTTTTCTTACACATTATTCGTAAGGTATTGTCTGCGCATAGTCTGGGGTCGGCCTAGTAGCATATAGCACATTTAAGGCATTTGAACATGAAGAACTAGTTCCCCACCTAACTCTTGACAAAACCGACTATCCCCATAAAGCATGTATCTACCTCCTGAAAGACCCCCTGTCCTTATTAATGTTGGCATATTTATGCTAAGCCCCATCCTGCACATTCAGTGAATCTAAGAGATATGATAATTGAACTGCATTATATACTTTATATACTTTTTATTAATAACGGAACCGGAACACAAAAAAACTGTTTGGCTAAGAGCATATAAGTTTTATAAGCTTGTAAGTACTCGTGGAGAAATATTTGTGTACCTAAATTATAAGTCGAATTTTCAATTTATAAGCAATGACAAACTTTTTCTCAACGTATTTTCATTTTTTGTCTTTTTAGTATCTtaagtttaaaaaatattttttaaatgttaatctaatctaaaattcatgaaataatataattatatttaaaatttatttattttgatttattcagaCAAAAAAATATGACTTATAATTGAAATTATCCAAATAACtcatttattcattttaaatcatatgctacttattttaaaaaaattcaaatggGCACAAATTAATAAACTACCAAATTTTAATTATCACTAtgtaaattaaataattatttttcaaacTTGACCCCAATCTATTTTGTCCTATCGATTATCGTTCTCGTGTATCCAATCAATTAATCGCACAAATCGTGGAAGTTGCTTAAGCGAAAATAAAAGAGCTGGGAAGGGAAAAGGCGAAAAGAAGCTAAATGGAAGGTTTCGCCTGCTCACTCAATGATCGTTTAGTAGATGGGAAATGGAGTGCATAACCCCATTAGAATTTAGAAATAGGGGCGAGTTCTACACAAGCTCGTAAGTGAAACATTCAGTCCCCGTTTTGAGCAAGATTTTGGGATTCGGATTTTTATACAACATACCGTTAATT
It contains:
- the LOC141721845 gene encoding uncharacterized protein LOC141721845, coding for MDSEMIQAQLAGCGRVRLCYDVVEWQHPDRVNRQFGASPQIPRAPVNMVGYRRAKEATFTGEDWLVRWFIDIGKWARFCSNLDRRVDDSVDIASEADYMVWYADISRMRIGKPDPQPQQQYKTREFYDSLEGYEVMVVGLNMLKQLDARVPPEFVEEFGRISCTFFTQFSRLMKNVKGPAYRPPTFQNIKPDFIAPSADDFDIPAISVQDVVDMTQPSQHVSQPPQTIASSSRLVKLASRRVKEEKWSITKSLSMTKKNAIYSDWGWGFGIAPRILGGLTVQDYHVHASAMQSLLQEHGLMTGSYTLIWDC
- the LOC141721844 gene encoding alkane hydroxylase MAH1-like, with amino-acid sequence MAVNVGIELVLLALSSLIFFCICMMCRLKTSLLTNWPLVGMTPSVLMNVHRIHDFCACFLGKSNMTFQFIGPSLANLNLLCTCDPANMNYILSKNFTNYPKGPEFGKIFDILGEGILSAEGHTWEVHRSTTMSFFNHAQFYQTLQKITREKVEKGLVPIFDHASTHGIEMDLLDIFQRINFDNICSLLLDYDPQSLSLDLPYDPVHQGLMDAQEAVMYRHVLPESIWKLQSWIGVGKEKKLSKAWECIDEFIYRCIARKRQQVELKNTEHMSAAEVDGKLDISAAYMKIAEKEMPGNPDKFLRDTMLSLILGGRDTTSAGLSWFFWLLSRHPLVESKILEEINTNLPSKEVKSWMLLNNKEEMQKLVYLHGALCESLRLYPPIPFNHKSPTESDILPSGHRVEKDSKILLSYYAMGRMESIWGKDCLEFKPERWITEQGRIRHQPSYKFVAFNAGPRFCLGKDMALSQMKILATAIIHAYRIEVVKNHPVVPSDSVVLDMKYGLKIRVAKRSATLPDSGG